Within the Candidatus Eremiobacteraceae bacterium genome, the region GCCCGGTCGACCTCTTGCGCTACCATCTTCATGACGATCTCGGTGCCGCTGACGACTGAATCGATGCCGAGCTCTTCGAAGATCTGCTTGTTCTTCGGATTGTTGACGCGAGCGATCGTGCGCGGCTTGGTGAACCTTTTCTTGGTGATCAGGCAGATGACCAGGTTGTCCTCGTCGTCTCCCGTGTCCGCGATGACGACGTCGGCGCGCTCGGCGCCGGCCTCCTCGAGGACGAGCGGGTCGCAACCGTCGCCGATCTGGGCGATCTCCGCGTTGATCGTCTGCGCGAGCGCCTGCGCTTTGCGATCCACTTTTTCGATCACGACGACCTCGTGCTTGGCCTCGAGCAGCGCACGCGCGAGATAGGTCCCGAGTTTGCCGCCGCCGACGACGATGATGAACATCGGCTAACGCGCCGCCAGCGCGGGGGCGATCAGCTTGCGGAACTCGGGCTCGGCTTCGGGCGCGACGATGGCGACCACTCGATCGCCGCCGCGCAGGCGCAGATCGCCCGATGGGATGAGGCTCGCTCCGTTGCGCACCACGACGCAGGCGCGCGTCTTGCCCGCCAGGGTGAGGTCGTCGACCGAGAGTCCCGCCAGCTCGTCGGTGACGAGGAACTCGACGACTTCGACGTCGTGGCGTTCGTAGGGGAGCTTGCGGTACGTCTCTTGCAGCAGCGCGGTGGCCATCTGGTGCGCGCCGACGGTGGTCGGACACACGGTGAGCACGCCGAAATCGCGATACATCGCCGCGCGCATCGGGTCGTAGATGCGCGCGACCACGGTCTTGACCTTGAAATGATGCTTGGCGATGAGCGCCGCCATGATGTTGCGGTTGTCGCCCTGCGTGCACGTCGCCATGCCGTCCGCGCGCTCGATGCCGGCGCGGCACAGCACGTCGACATCGATGCCGGTCCCCAAGACCATCTTGCCGGGGAAGTCGCGGCCCAGGCGTTTGAACGCGGCCGAGTTCTCGTCGACGACGGTGACATCATGACCCGCGCGCGCGAGCCGTTTCGCCAAGGTAGAGCCGACACGGCCGCACCCGACGATCAAGTAATTCATGTAGGCGCGGTCGTTTCTGGTCGCGTTCGCGCGCGCCCTCCGGCGAACGCGTCAAAACCTCCAAGGAGCGGCCGAGCGGCCGGACGAACGGAGAGCGGCCACAGTCCGGGGCGTAGCTCAGCTTGGTAGAGCGCTCGGTTCGGGACCGAGAGGTTCGCAGGTTCAAGTCCTGTCGCCCCGATAGGCTTTGGCATTCCGGAGATCCATCAAACGCGGTGTTCACCCGATTCAGCCCCGCGGCACAGGGCGTCGTCCACCTGGCAGAACAAGAGTGCCGCAACGCGAGCCACTACTACTTAGGCACGGAACACCTCTTGCTCGCGATGGCGATCGCGCCGCCGGCCGACGTCAGCGCGTATTTCGAATCGATCGGCGCGCAGCCATGGGAGATCAAACGCGCGCTGCGCTCGGCGATGGATCCGCCGTGCGAGCACCCGTGGGAAGGGATCATCATCACGCCACGGGTCAGACGGTTGTTCGACGACCTGACAAGCGCGCTCGGCGCCGACGCGCGCATCGAACCAGTGGACGTGCTGCGCGCCATCGTCGCGGACGGCGGTGGCGTGGCGGCGCGCGTGCTGACGGCCTGGACGTCGCCATCGCCGGCGCGACACTAGGCAGGCATGCACGTCCTCGAAGCAGTTTCGCAGTTCGTCCTAGACCTCATCACCCGGCTCGGCTACACCGGCTTGTTCGCGGGCATGTTCGGCCAGGCGGTCGGCGTGCCGTTGCCGAGCGAGCTCATGATGGGCTTCGGCGGCTACCTCGCCTTCGCGCATACGTTCAACTTCTTGGCGGTCGTGCTGGTGGGCACGGGCGGCGATACGCTCGGCGCAGTGGTCGCCTACTGGATCGGCTACTACGGCGGGCGGCCGCTGCTGACGCGCTTCGGGCGTTTCTTCTTCATCGCGCAGCGCGAGTTGGCGGCGGCCGATGCGTGGTTCGCGCGCTTCGGCAGCCGCGCGGTGCTGATCTGCAAGCTGCTGCCCGGCATCCGCGCCTTCGGCTCGTACCCTGCCGGCGTGACGCGCATGAATTTCGGCGTGTTCTTGGGCTACACCGCGATGGGCTCGGCGGCGTTCTGCACGCTCTTCGCCGAGGCGGGCTATCATCTGGGCAAGCATTGGGACCTCATCATCGAGCAGATCAAGCCCATCAGCATCGTGCTGCTGGCGGCGCTCGCCATCGGCATCGCCATCTGGCTCGTCGTGCGCGCGCGCATGGAAAAGGCCGGCGGCTCGAGCGCCGCGTAAGACCCACCTCATCCCAGTGATCTCATTGCAAGAGCAGCTCGAACGGCTGCCCGCCGAGCCTGGCGTCTACCAAATGCTCGACCCCGACGGCGAGGTGCTCTACGTCGGCAAGGCGATCGATCTGCGCACGCGCGTGCGTTCGTATTTCCAGCCCGGGCGCGCCCACCACGCGCGCACCGATGCGATGGTCGAGCGCGTGGCCGGCGTGCGCACGATCATCGTCAAGAGCGAGGCCGAGGCGCTGCTGCTCGAGGCGACGCTCATCAAGCAGTACAAGCCGCCGTTCAACGTCAGGCTCAAAGACGACAAGAAGTATCCGTATCTCAAAGTGACGCTGGGCGAGTCGTATCCGCGCGTCATCTTCACGCGCAAGCTCGTCGACGACGGCAGCCGCTACTACGGGCCGTACACCAACGCCGCCGTCCTGCGCGATTCGATCAATCTCATCCGCCGCGTGTTCCCGTTGCGCACCTGCCGGCTCGACGACATCGGCATCAAGCCGCACCGCCCATGCCTGCAGTACCACATCAAACGCTGCATGGCGCCGTGCGCCGGTTTGCAGACGCGCGACGAGTACGCCGCGATCGTGGCGGACGTGGTGCTGTTCCTGGAAGGCCGCCAGGCGCTGCTGGTCGAGCGGCTCGAGCAGCAGATGCACGACGCCGCCGAGCACTTTTCGTATGAGTTCGCGGCCCGTTTGCGCGACCGGATCGCCGAGATCAAGCGCGTCATGGCGCGACAAGAGGTGGTCTGGCGCAGCAAGATCGACATGGACCTGGTGGCCGGCGCCCACGGCCAAGGCGTGTCGTGCATGGAAGTGTTCTTCGTGCGCGCCGGCAAGCTCGTCGGCCAAGAGCACTTCATCGTCGAGGGCACGGAAGGGCGCTCGCCTGACGAGATCCTCGCGAGCTTCGTGGCGCAATATTACGCGACGGCGCCCAACGTGCCCAAGGAATTGATGCTCGAGGCCGCGGTGCCGGACCGACGCGCGCTGTGCGACGCGCTCTCGCTGCGGCGCGGCAACCGCGTGCGCGTGCTCGTGCCGCGCCGCGGTCAGCGCGCCGATTTCATGGAGACGGTGCGGCGCAACGCCGAACAGCATCTCAAAGAATTTCTCACCACGAGCGCGGTGGCGCGCGAGCGCTCCAGCGTCGCGCTCGAGGAGCTCGCCGCAGCGCTCGCCCTGCCGGCGGTCCCGACCCGCATCGAATGCTATGACATCTCACACGTCTCGGGCACCAACGTCGTCGGCTCGATGGTCGTGTTCGAAGAAGGCAAGCCGTCCAAGTCCGACTACCGGCGTTTCAAGATCCAGGGCGTCGAAGTCAACGACGACCCTGCGAACATGGCGCAGATGTTGCGCCGGCGGCTGCGCTACATCTCGCCCGACGTCGAGGTCGGCGGCAAGGACAAGAAATTCGCCAAGCGCCCGAACTTGCTGCTCATCGACGGCGGCCGCGCGCAGCTCGACGCTGCGCTCAGGGTCCTCGCCGAGCTCGACTTAGTGGCCGTGCCGGTCGCTGCGCTGGCCAAGCAGTTCGAGGAGCTGTACCTTCCCGGCGAGGACGAGCCCGTGCTGCTGCCGCGCAATTCGCCGGCGCTGCACTTGGTCCAGCGCATCCGCGATGAGGCGCACCGGTTCGCGGTGGCGTATCATCGCAAGCTGCGCGGCAAAGCGCAAGTCGTGTCAGGGCTCGACGGCGTGCCGGGGGTGGGCCCCGCGCGCAAGCGGGCGCTGGTGCGGGCGTTCGGCTCTGCGGCAGCAGTCAAGCGAGCGTCGGCGGCCGAGCTCGCGGCGGTGCCGGGCATCAGCCCGGCTTTGGCCGAATCGATCCTCGACGCGCTCAACCAGCGCACGTAAGGGCAAGAAAGCGAGACCGACTCTATGACCATCTGGAAAACGGCCGGCGCCGCGCTCGCCGCGACCATCCTTGCCGCGTGCGCGAACAACGGCTCATCTCCGACGCCGGCGCAATACCACCAGCGGCTCTTCGTCGGCGATTTCGCGGCCGGCGGCGCGACATCGAGCGTCGTCGCCTACGTCTATCCGCTCGCCAGCACGAGCGCGCCGAACTCGACCGTGCCCTCGGCGCACGGCCCGAACGGCACGCGCGGCCTCGCGTTCGACTTCGCCGACGATCTGTTCATCGCCAACTCGTCGAACAACACGGTCAATGGCTACGTGCCACTCGTCGGCGACAGCAGCACCCCCACCCTCACGCTCGTCAACGGGATCCAGCAGCCGCAAGATATCACTTTTGACGGCTCGGGCAATCTTTACGTCACGAATCTCACCGGCGGCACCTGCGGGAACGGCGTGGTCACGGTATACGCAGCTCCGTTCGCCAATACCAGCGTGCCAGTCGCGTCGTTCTGCAACGGCCTGAACGGTCCGGAGGGCATATCGCCCGACGGTCTCGGCGACATGTGGGTCGCCAACTCGATCGGCGGCACGGTGACCGCGTACAAGCTGCCGGTCTCCGCGGCGAGCACCCCGTACGTCACGCTGGCCAATGGGCTGACCAAGCCGGTCGCGCTGACGTTTGACGGGTCGGGGGCACTCTACGTCGCCGACAACGCCAAAAACCAGATCGCCGTATTCACGGGAACCATCACGAGCGCGAGCAGCCCGGCGTTCGTCATCTCCAACGGCATCAGCGCGCCGGCCTACCTGGCGTTCGACCCGAACGGCTTTCTCTACGTATCGAACGCCGCGAACATCGCCATCTACCAGGCGCCGTTCTCGTCGTCGAGCGCTCCGGTCTTCACCATCACCACGGGGCTGAGCACCCCGGTCGGGCTGGCGATCGGCTACTAGCGGCAGGGCGTGGCGAGGCCTCGAGGGAACCCGCGGCCCATGCACTTACTCGTACGGTTCATCATCAACGCTTTGGCGGTGCTGGCCATCTCGTATTGGCCCTGGCACGTCATGGGCATACACAGCGACGGGTGGCTGCCGGCGGTCGAGGCCGCGGTCGTGCTTGGCATCGCCAACGCCATCATCCGCCCGATCCTGATGCTGCTCACCTGCCCGCTGATCGTCCTGACGCTTGGCATCGGCACGTTGTTCATCAACGCGCTGATCTTCTATTACGGCTTGCGCTGGATCCCGGGATTCACCGTTCCGGGGTTCTGGGCGGCGTTCTGGGGCGCGATCGTCGTAACGGTCATCTCGTGGGTGCTCTCGCTCATCATCCGCGAGCCTGAGGATCAGCGGCCGCAGCGCCAGACGACCAACTAGCCCGATTGCGTTAGGCGGGCCTTTCGGGGTAAGATATACCGGTCGCGGGGGCGTCACGGTCTCGACGGGTTGTGCCCTGGCGAAGGAAGCAAGCGGAGTTCCGAGCTCTCCTTAAACGATCGGACAACGTATAAACGCGAATAGCGAATACGCACTAGCAGCCTAATCTAGGCTAGCTACGGCCGCGGGGCAACGGCGCCGGCACGGGCCCGCGGACGTCACACAAGACGGCTTACGATTCCGGGTGTCTCGACGGGATCGGACAATGAATCGGGGCTGGCGGCCGCGGCAATCGAGCTCGGAGAGTACGCGGTCGCGAGATCAAAACCCGAGCTAAGCTTGTAGATGCCTTCGTGGGGGTCTTCTCGGACACCGGTTCAACTCCGGTCGCCTCCACCAGCTTCCCGGGCTCGAGAGCCCGGGACTACATATATGGGAATTATTCTTGCATTGGCGGCGGCGTTCGTCTACGGCGCCGCTGACTTTTTTGGGGGACTGGCGGCCAAGCGCAACGTCGTGTGGCCGGTCGTCTTCGTTTCGGGCGCGGTGGGTCTCGTGACAGCGCTCGCCGCAGTGATGCTGCTCCGCGGCGGCGCGCCATCGCCGCGCGACTTGGGGCTGGGCGCGCTCATAGGCATCGTCGGCATCGTCGGCATCGCCGCGTTGTATCGAGGCCTTGCGATCGCCCGCATGAGCGTCGTCGCGCCGATCACCGCGGTGGTGGCCGCCGTCGTGCCGATCGCATACGGCGTGTTGCGCGGGGAGCGCCCATCGGGCCTGGCGATTCTCGGCATCGTCCTTGCGCTGGGAGCCGTCGCGCTGGTGTCGAGGTCCAGTGACGAAGACGTTGCCGGTGATCCGGAGCCCAGCCGCGCCGGCTTGCTCCTCGCACTGCTCAGCGGCTTGGGTTTTGGCTTCGTCTACGTTCTGCTCGCCGCCAGCTCGCGCGGCGTCTGGCCGCTCGTCGCCTCGCGTACGATGTTCGTCTTGTGCACGGGGCTCATCGTGTGGCGCATGCGCCCTGCGGTGCTGCTCGCGCCGGGCACAGCCCTATGGACCGTGCTCAGCGGCGCGCTCGACATGAGCGCGAACATGCTGTACCTCCTCGCGCTGCGCCACACGTTGGTGGCGATCGCCGCCGTCCTCGCCTCGCTGTATCCGGCGAGCACCGTGATGCTCGCGCGCATCGTGCTGCACGAGCGGCTTCACGCGGTGCAATGGGCCGGCGTCGCCTGTGCGCTGGCCGGCGTCGTGCTGTTGGCGCACGGCTGAGGCGAGCGGCCAAGCGCACGCGAGGACCGAACAGCCGTTCTTGCGTTGCCAGCGTCGATACGGTAGGATAGGCACTAGACATGAGCTGTCCCCAGCCTCGCGCGAACTCTCTCATCGCTGCCGTCGTGGCGGCGATGCTCGTGTTGGCAGGCGGTTGCACCAAAAAACCGCCGCCGATCGTGCAGCCGCAAGGCCATTTCACCGTCGATTTCGTCGACGCCGGCACCGAAGCGCTTGCCCCGGTCGACTACACGGTCGATCCAAATCTGCACGGCGAAGGCCTCGCCGACTACGCCGCGACCCAGTTGCTGGCCGGGCCGGCCACCGGGCGCGACGCGGTCGTGCTGTTCCCCGCCGGCACGACGCTCAACGTGACGGTCCAGGATGACACGGCGGTCGTCGACATCGAGGGCGCGCTCGCCAAAGCCTATAGCGGCGGCGCCGACGACGAATCGGCGATGTTCAAGTCGCTGGTCTACACCCTCACGAACGTCCCCGGCATCGCACGCGTCCAAGTATTGGTCGGCGGAAAGAAACGCGCGGCGTTGCCCGGCGGTCACATGGAGCTCGACGAGCCGCTGACAAGGGAGTCGTTCGCGCAGTGATCCGCTTGATCACCGGGGTGCTCTGCGCCGCGACGGCGCTGAGCGGGCTGCTGATGGCGCGCGCGGACGCCGCCGGCGTGCCGGTGACGCCGACGAACGCCAAGGTGTACGTCGCGGGCCATGAGGTCGCGTTCGATCATCTCGGCATCGCGTATAACGATCCGGTCGCTCCGGCCGGCGATCGTGGCGTGCGCACGATGCTCGATCTGGTGCAGGCGCAGATCACGTGGCAACCGGGCACGCGCTTCGCCGTCGTCACGCGGGCCGACGGCGTGCTTATCACGCTCACCGTGGGCAGCGCGGCGCTCGCGATCGACGGCACGGCGACCGCCATGCCGTTCGCGCCGTTCTATCGCGACAGCGATCTGTATCTTCCGTTGTTGCCGCTGGCCAAGGCGCTGCAGCTGGGCGTGCGCGGTTTTCGCGGCGGCTATGTGTTCGTGCCGCAGGTGCTCGCCATCAAAGCCCATAGCGATGCGCAGCGCACCGTCGTCGAGATGACGACATCGGCGCCGGCCGCGTACCGGACCTCGTACGACGCGAAAGCCCAAGTCCTCAGCATCATCTTTCCGGGCTTCGGCACCGACGCGCAAGGCACGCAGCCGCTGTCGGGCCGCGACGGGCTCGACATCCGCGTCACCGAAAACGGTCCGCCCGGCTTTCCCACGACCACCGTCGCGATCGACGTCAAGCGCGGCGTGAAGTTCGCCGCGCACCGGGTGAACGGCGCGCCCGCCGTCGACGCCGTGCTCGCCAAGAACGAGGCGGCGCTGCATCTCGATGACGGCACGCGCGCGGTGGGGCATGTCTCGGCGAGTCAAATTCCGACGCCTTTGCCGATCGCCGGCGCGACCGCATCCCCGACGCCGGCGCCGAGCGCGACGCCCCGCGTGAACTCCGTCGCGACGGCTAGGCCGGTCGCGATGGCGACGCCGACACCGCACGGTCGAATAAATTCGACCGCTCCACAAATCATGAATTCGACCGCTCCAGCGACGCCGGTTGCGGCGGCGACGCCGAAGCCGACCCCGACCGCCACGCCGACGCCCACGCCGATCCCAATCGCGTCGGGGTCGCCGACGCCGGGCGCGTCGCCGCAGGTCGAACCGACCGACAACGGCTCGCCCTCGCCGACGCCGACCGCGGTCGAGACGCGCATCACCGCCGTGAGCGCGATCGACATTCCCGGCGGCGGTACGCGCGTGACCTTGACCTTGACCGGCGGGCCCGTGAGCTTCGAGTGGCACCGTTTGGCCGATCCCGACAATCGCTACTGGCTGGACATCAAAGGCGTGACGCTTGTAGGCCCGTCGCAGACGCTGACGTCGGCGCTGCCGTTCGTGAAACAGATCCACGTCACGCAGTTCGCGCTCGATCCCGAGCCCATCGTGCGCATCGCGATCGAGCCGACGCAACCGGTCGACGTCAACGTCGGCCCGGTGGCGCAGTCGAGCGATCAGATGGGCGTCGAGATCGAACGCGATCCTCCGGCGGCGGATGCGCCCAAGGCCGGCGTCGGCGTGGTCGCGTGGATCGTCACGGGGACACCGCCGCCGACGCGCACGCCCACCGAACGCGACCTGGTGGTCATCGATCCGGGCCACGGCGGCAACGATCCAGGCGCCGCGAACAACAGCTATGGCCTGGTCGAAAGCCATCTCACGTTGCAGAT harbors:
- a CDS encoding GerMN domain-containing protein; its protein translation is MSCPQPRANSLIAAVVAAMLVLAGGCTKKPPPIVQPQGHFTVDFVDAGTEALAPVDYTVDPNLHGEGLADYAATQLLAGPATGRDAVVLFPAGTTLNVTVQDDTAVVDIEGALAKAYSGGADDESAMFKSLVYTLTNVPGIARVQVLVGGKKRAALPGGHMELDEPLTRESFAQ
- a CDS encoding DMT family transporter, coding for MGIILALAAAFVYGAADFFGGLAAKRNVVWPVVFVSGAVGLVTALAAVMLLRGGAPSPRDLGLGALIGIVGIVGIAALYRGLAIARMSVVAPITAVVAAVVPIAYGVLRGERPSGLAILGIVLALGAVALVSRSSDEDVAGDPEPSRAGLLLALLSGLGFGFVYVLLAASSRGVWPLVASRTMFVLCTGLIVWRMRPAVLLAPGTALWTVLSGALDMSANMLYLLALRHTLVAIAAVLASLYPASTVMLARIVLHERLHAVQWAGVACALAGVVLLAHG
- the uvrC gene encoding excinuclease ABC subunit UvrC, which translates into the protein MISLQEQLERLPAEPGVYQMLDPDGEVLYVGKAIDLRTRVRSYFQPGRAHHARTDAMVERVAGVRTIIVKSEAEALLLEATLIKQYKPPFNVRLKDDKKYPYLKVTLGESYPRVIFTRKLVDDGSRYYGPYTNAAVLRDSINLIRRVFPLRTCRLDDIGIKPHRPCLQYHIKRCMAPCAGLQTRDEYAAIVADVVLFLEGRQALLVERLEQQMHDAAEHFSYEFAARLRDRIAEIKRVMARQEVVWRSKIDMDLVAGAHGQGVSCMEVFFVRAGKLVGQEHFIVEGTEGRSPDEILASFVAQYYATAPNVPKELMLEAAVPDRRALCDALSLRRGNRVRVLVPRRGQRADFMETVRRNAEQHLKEFLTTSAVARERSSVALEELAAALALPAVPTRIECYDISHVSGTNVVGSMVVFEEGKPSKSDYRRFKIQGVEVNDDPANMAQMLRRRLRYISPDVEVGGKDKKFAKRPNLLLIDGGRAQLDAALRVLAELDLVAVPVAALAKQFEELYLPGEDEPVLLPRNSPALHLVQRIRDEAHRFAVAYHRKLRGKAQVVSGLDGVPGVGPARKRALVRAFGSAAAVKRASAAELAAVPGISPALAESILDALNQRT
- a CDS encoding N-acetylmuramoyl-L-alanine amidase; translated protein: MIRLITGVLCAATALSGLLMARADAAGVPVTPTNAKVYVAGHEVAFDHLGIAYNDPVAPAGDRGVRTMLDLVQAQITWQPGTRFAVVTRADGVLITLTVGSAALAIDGTATAMPFAPFYRDSDLYLPLLPLAKALQLGVRGFRGGYVFVPQVLAIKAHSDAQRTVVEMTTSAPAAYRTSYDAKAQVLSIIFPGFGTDAQGTQPLSGRDGLDIRVTENGPPGFPTTTVAIDVKRGVKFAAHRVNGAPAVDAVLAKNEAALHLDDGTRAVGHVSASQIPTPLPIAGATASPTPAPSATPRVNSVATARPVAMATPTPHGRINSTAPQIMNSTAPATPVAAATPKPTPTATPTPTPIPIASGSPTPGASPQVEPTDNGSPSPTPTAVETRITAVSAIDIPGGGTRVTLTLTGGPVSFEWHRLADPDNRYWLDIKGVTLVGPSQTLTSALPFVKQIHVTQFALDPEPIVRIAIEPTQPVDVNVGPVAQSSDQMGVEIERDPPAADAPKAGVGVVAWIVTGTPPPTRTPTERDLVVIDPGHGGNDPGAANNSYGLVESHLTLQISLRLREDLQRLGWRVVMTRDADYEVGDPKGDDAQELQARCDVANAAGARVFVSVHINSSVAHSLNGTTTYYWRPADKVFAQTIQNSVVAADGITDDGIKRNDFYVIKHTDMPAVLIETAFLSNSHDSEFLARPSFLDKVAQGIANGIMEFTGGPQAPL
- a CDS encoding DedA family protein; its protein translation is MHVLEAVSQFVLDLITRLGYTGLFAGMFGQAVGVPLPSELMMGFGGYLAFAHTFNFLAVVLVGTGGDTLGAVVAYWIGYYGGRPLLTRFGRFFFIAQRELAAADAWFARFGSRAVLICKLLPGIRAFGSYPAGVTRMNFGVFLGYTAMGSAAFCTLFAEAGYHLGKHWDLIIEQIKPISIVLLAALAIGIAIWLVVRARMEKAGGSSAA
- a CDS encoding TrkA family potassium uptake protein, with amino-acid sequence MFIIVVGGGKLGTYLARALLEAKHEVVVIEKVDRKAQALAQTINAEIAQIGDGCDPLVLEEAGAERADVVIADTGDDEDNLVICLITKKRFTKPRTIARVNNPKNKQIFEELGIDSVVSGTEIVMKMVAQEVDRASRSPA
- a CDS encoding TrkA family potassium uptake protein, which gives rise to MNYLIVGCGRVGSTLAKRLARAGHDVTVVDENSAAFKRLGRDFPGKMVLGTGIDVDVLCRAGIERADGMATCTQGDNRNIMAALIAKHHFKVKTVVARIYDPMRAAMYRDFGVLTVCPTTVGAHQMATALLQETYRKLPYERHDVEVVEFLVTDELAGLSVDDLTLAGKTRACVVVRNGASLIPSGDLRLRGGDRVVAIVAPEAEPEFRKLIAPALAAR
- a CDS encoding Clp protease N-terminal domain-containing protein; this translates as MFTRFSPAAQGVVHLAEQECRNASHYYLGTEHLLLAMAIAPPADVSAYFESIGAQPWEIKRALRSAMDPPCEHPWEGIIITPRVRRLFDDLTSALGADARIEPVDVLRAIVADGGGVAARVLTAWTSPSPARH
- a CDS encoding phage holin family protein — translated: MHLLVRFIINALAVLAISYWPWHVMGIHSDGWLPAVEAAVVLGIANAIIRPILMLLTCPLIVLTLGIGTLFINALIFYYGLRWIPGFTVPGFWAAFWGAIVVTVISWVLSLIIREPEDQRPQRQTTN